The proteins below come from a single Algiphilus sp. genomic window:
- the rpsH gene encoding 30S ribosomal protein S8 has protein sequence MSMNDPISDFLTRIRNGQAAGKRSVTAPASKLKLHIAEVLKAEGYISDVAVSGEGAEAIVTVTLKYFGGKPVIERIERASKPSLRIFRGKDDLPSVLGGLGVAIVSTSRGLRTDRQARAEGIGGEVLCYVA, from the coding sequence ATGAGCATGAACGACCCCATCAGCGACTTCCTCACCCGCATCCGCAACGGCCAGGCGGCGGGCAAGCGCAGCGTCACCGCGCCTGCCTCCAAGCTCAAGCTGCACATCGCGGAGGTGCTCAAGGCCGAGGGCTACATCTCCGACGTCGCCGTCAGCGGTGAGGGGGCAGAAGCCATCGTGACGGTGACGCTGAAGTACTTCGGCGGCAAGCCGGTCATCGAGCGCATCGAGCGCGCAAGCAAGCCGTCGCTGCGCATCTTCCGCGGCAAGGACGACCTGCCCAGCGTGCTGGGCGGCCTCGGCGTCGCCATTGTCTCGACCTCGCGCGGGCTGCGTACCGACCGCCAGGCGCGTGCCGAGGGGATCGGCGGGGAAGTCCTCTGCTACGTCGCCTGA